CTATGGCTGTTCGGAAAGGAATCGGATTAGCGTTCTTTTTTTGTCAGCACGTCCTTGTTAAATCTGTAGGTGAATACAAAAGGAAATGGCAGTGGCCTTGAGCTTCAAGACTATGCTGTGGCAAAGAACAAATATAGTCAGTTTGGATAGCAAGCATCTTGTATGATTTTTCCTTTCTCCCTTCTCACTTCATGCCTCCCTTACTCCTCATATGAATTTCAGCAACAGTTCATACGTCGCGTTAATAATGCCCCATGAGAGCAAAGAGCGGTGGTAGTTGAGAGTCGCACCACGGAACAGCTTCGCCACACTCCTGCCCCGCTCCCTCCACACTTCCTGAAGCACCTGGCTGCAGGGCACGAACACACCTCCAACCTGCGCCTGTGCCCTGGACTTTGCCACATTCAGCGGGTAGAAGAGGACACCAAGCGCGGCTCCCAGCAGCCCTCCACACACAAAGTCATACAACATGTGTCCAGCATGGGTGTGGGCTTCGGGCAGACATTCTCTGATTGGTCCACGGAGTCCGAAGAAGAGCATGTTGCTAGGCCCGTTGCGCAGCAGCACCGGTACCAAGCCACGGTAGCACTCGCTCACTCCGTGCTGGCGCAGAAGTGTACCAAAGGCGTGTGCCGTGTTGCGGAAACGCCCAGCATGCCTGTGATCCTGAAGTAGCGTCTGCACACGCTCAAATGGTGTCAGGACTGCCTCAGCTGTGCCAGCCAAAATTGCTGCTGTGCTGCGTGTCAAAATTTCGGGAGCACCGCAAAACCCACTGTGATCTAAAAGCAGTCGTGAAAAGTCCTCGTACAGGCCAAACATCAAAGCTACTGTAACCGTCTTCTGCAACAGTGGAGGCAGCAGACCACGATACAGGGTTCGTAAGCCTTCATTTTGAAGTTGACGTACTGCCTCAGTTGCTAGCAGGCCATGCAGCTGTTGCCGGAACAGCACCTTCTGAATGGGGAAGGTGATAATGATGTTGGTAAAAGCAGCCACCGAACCACACACATAGTGCTTCCCTCGAGGTTCGACACCCACCTCCAACCTGTGTGCAATGACAGGGCCGCTGCTGCATGGCTTGCCTGGAGCAGGGTTCTCGGCTTGAGGTTGCAGGGAGGAGTCGGAGGCCATGGTAGTAACCACCCCCATGGGATAATCACGCTACTCCTTGGTGTTTGATCCCAAATGCATATAAAAGCTCTTCAATTTCAGTGCAACCtgtaacagaaaaaacaaatcaacatcAAACATCTACATAAACATCCTTCAAAAAGATCCATAAATTCATGAAAAATTCATATTCAAACTATTATTAACCCCTACTAATGATACGAAAATGGAAGCAAACAACGCGGAACTGCCTTGAGTGGATAATGATCCCAAATGATATAAAAACCAGCGCGCGAAAGTATTTCAGGTCCTACAC
The Tachysurus vachellii isolate PV-2020 chromosome 13, HZAU_Pvac_v1, whole genome shotgun sequence genome window above contains:
- the slc25a51b gene encoding solute carrier family 25 member 51b, with product MGVVTTMASDSSLQPQAENPAPGKPCSSGPVIAHRLEVGVEPRGKHYVCGSVAAFTNIIITFPIQKVLFRQQLHGLLATEAVRQLQNEGLRTLYRGLLPPLLQKTVTVALMFGLYEDFSRLLLDHSGFCGAPEILTRSTAAILAGTAEAVLTPFERVQTLLQDHRHAGRFRNTAHAFGTLLRQHGVSECYRGLVPVLLRNGPSNMLFFGLRGPIRECLPEAHTHAGHMLYDFVCGGLLGAALGVLFYPLNVAKSRAQAQVGGVFVPCSQVLQEVWRERGRSVAKLFRGATLNYHRSLLSWGIINATYELLLKFI